The following are encoded in a window of Bacillus xiapuensis genomic DNA:
- the rseP gene encoding RIP metalloprotease RseP, translated as MSSIIAFIVIFGALVFFHELGHFIFAKRAGILCREFAIGLGPKVFYHRKGETTYTLRLLPLGGYVRMAGQDPEMVDLKAGHRIGVLFNEKEEIVKIIVNGKDRYPEARVIEVEQADLEHQLTIRGYEDGEEELKTFSIHREAVLVEDGVESQISPWDRQFDSKTLGQRAMAIFAGPLFNFILAFIVFTIIAIIQGVPTNEAKLGPLVPEGAAVEAGLAEGDKVISINGEAVSSWKDIQATIQKNPQTEMQFTVQRGEETLNISVTPTIREVEDQKIGVIGAYSPMEKDFFQSIVYGAKETYFWTIEIFRLLGKLVTGQFSIDMLSGPVGIYVSTETIAKSGIINLMKWAGVLSINLGIMNLLPLPALDGGRLLFFLVEAIRGKPLDRQKEGMVHFVGFALLIMLMIVVTWNDIQRFFLQ; from the coding sequence TTGAGTTCTATTATTGCGTTTATTGTTATATTTGGAGCCTTGGTTTTCTTTCATGAATTGGGCCACTTCATATTTGCCAAAAGGGCGGGCATCCTTTGCCGCGAATTCGCCATAGGGCTCGGGCCGAAAGTTTTCTACCATCGAAAAGGCGAAACAACCTACACATTGCGGTTGTTGCCGTTAGGAGGATACGTCCGCATGGCCGGTCAAGATCCGGAAATGGTGGATTTGAAGGCGGGTCACCGCATCGGTGTCCTATTTAATGAAAAGGAAGAGATCGTCAAAATCATCGTGAACGGCAAGGATCGCTATCCTGAGGCGCGGGTGATTGAAGTTGAACAAGCAGATTTAGAGCATCAGCTGACGATCCGCGGCTATGAAGACGGAGAAGAAGAACTGAAAACTTTCTCTATCCACCGGGAAGCTGTGCTGGTGGAGGATGGGGTTGAAAGTCAAATTTCTCCCTGGGACCGTCAATTTGATTCCAAAACACTTGGTCAAAGAGCCATGGCAATCTTTGCCGGACCGCTCTTTAACTTTATATTAGCTTTTATTGTGTTTACGATTATCGCCATTATTCAAGGGGTGCCAACCAATGAAGCGAAGCTCGGCCCTCTGGTCCCTGAAGGTGCAGCGGTTGAAGCTGGACTAGCCGAGGGAGATAAAGTCATCAGCATCAACGGGGAAGCAGTCTCCAGCTGGAAGGATATTCAAGCGACCATTCAAAAGAATCCTCAAACAGAAATGCAATTTACAGTGCAGCGCGGAGAAGAAACATTGAACATTTCCGTAACGCCTACGATTCGGGAAGTTGAAGATCAGAAGATTGGAGTCATTGGTGCATACAGCCCGATGGAAAAAGACTTTTTCCAATCCATTGTATACGGGGCGAAGGAGACCTATTTTTGGACGATTGAAATATTCCGTCTGCTGGGGAAATTAGTCACTGGGCAATTTTCAATTGATATGCTGTCTGGTCCGGTCGGCATCTATGTTTCCACAGAAACAATAGCCAAATCAGGGATCATCAACTTGATGAAATGGGCGGGTGTGTTAAGCATCAACCTCGGAATTATGAACTTGCTGCCGCTGCCTGCGCTGGATGGCGGAAGATTATTATTCTTCCTGGTGGAAGCTATTAGAGGCAAGCCGCTTGATCGCCAGAAAGAGGGAATGGTGCACTTTGTCGGATTTGCTTTATTAATCATGTTAATGATCGTTGTGACCTGGAATGATATTCAGCGATTCTTTTTACAATAA
- a CDS encoding proline--tRNA ligase: protein MKQSQTLIPTLREIPADAEVKSHQLLLKAGFIRQNASGVYSYLPLGKKVLRKVEEIVREEMDAAGAVELLMPALQQAELWQESGRWYTYGPELMRLKDRNEREFALGATHEEVITSLIRDEIKSYKRLPLTFYQIQTKFRDEKRPRFGLLRGREFVMKDAYSFHSSQESLDETYERIFAAYSNIFKRCGLNFRAVIADSGAMGGKDTHEFMVLSEIGEDTIAYSDQSDYAANIEMAPVVTAYEKGNEAELEKEKVATPGIKTIAEVTESLNVSAEKCIKSLLFKVDEEYVLVLVRGDHEVNDIKLKNLFQAAQVELASPEEVRQVLGCTIGSLGPIDVKQEVKIVADRALQALTNGVSGANEEGYHYININPEKDFTVDQYADLRFIQEGDISPDGQGVIKFAKGIEVGHVFKLGTRYSEAMNAAYLDENGRSKPMIMGCYGIGVSRTLAAVAEQFNDEKGFVWPKALAPYDVHLIPINMKDEHQRVLAERIYSMLRENRYDVLMDDRAERPGVKFADSDLIGLPLRITVGKKASEGIVELKIRHSGEMIEVPENQLAAKIHELYQTL from the coding sequence ATGAAACAAAGCCAAACGTTAATTCCTACATTGAGAGAAATTCCGGCTGATGCGGAAGTAAAAAGCCATCAGCTGCTGCTTAAAGCTGGTTTTATCCGGCAGAATGCCAGCGGGGTATATAGTTATTTGCCGCTCGGTAAGAAAGTTTTGCGCAAAGTGGAAGAGATCGTTCGCGAAGAAATGGACGCGGCGGGAGCGGTTGAATTATTAATGCCGGCTCTGCAGCAGGCTGAGCTTTGGCAGGAATCAGGCCGCTGGTATACGTATGGTCCTGAATTAATGCGTTTAAAAGACCGCAATGAGCGGGAATTTGCCCTTGGTGCCACACATGAAGAGGTCATCACGAGCTTAATTCGTGATGAAATTAAATCGTACAAGCGTCTGCCGCTGACCTTCTATCAGATTCAGACAAAATTCCGCGATGAAAAGCGTCCTCGCTTTGGATTGCTTCGCGGCAGGGAATTTGTCATGAAAGACGCTTACTCCTTCCATTCGTCTCAAGAAAGCCTGGACGAAACGTATGAAAGAATATTTGCAGCCTATTCCAATATTTTCAAACGCTGCGGCTTAAATTTCCGGGCCGTCATCGCCGATTCCGGGGCGATGGGCGGCAAAGATACGCATGAATTCATGGTGCTATCGGAAATTGGTGAAGACACTATCGCCTACTCCGATCAGTCGGATTATGCCGCCAATATCGAAATGGCACCGGTTGTGACAGCATACGAAAAAGGAAATGAAGCGGAGCTGGAGAAAGAAAAAGTAGCCACACCTGGCATCAAAACAATCGCCGAAGTGACGGAGAGCTTGAACGTATCTGCTGAAAAATGCATCAAATCCTTGCTGTTTAAAGTGGATGAAGAATATGTCCTAGTGCTGGTAAGAGGGGATCACGAAGTCAATGATATTAAGCTGAAAAACTTATTCCAGGCAGCGCAGGTAGAGTTGGCTTCGCCGGAGGAAGTGCGTCAAGTGCTAGGATGTACAATCGGTTCCTTGGGGCCAATCGATGTGAAACAAGAGGTGAAAATAGTAGCGGATCGGGCGCTTCAAGCACTCACAAACGGTGTGAGCGGGGCGAATGAAGAAGGATACCACTATATCAACATCAATCCTGAGAAAGATTTTACCGTCGACCAGTACGCCGATCTGCGTTTCATTCAAGAAGGCGATATCTCACCAGATGGTCAAGGGGTTATTAAGTTTGCCAAAGGAATTGAAGTTGGGCATGTGTTCAAGCTCGGCACGCGCTATAGTGAAGCGATGAATGCTGCGTACCTGGATGAAAACGGGCGGTCAAAGCCGATGATTATGGGCTGTTACGGGATTGGAGTATCCCGGACGTTAGCAGCGGTCGCCGAACAGTTTAACGATGAGAAAGGCTTTGTCTGGCCAAAAGCACTTGCACCGTATGATGTGCATCTCATTCCGATCAATATGAAGGATGAGCATCAGCGCGTTTTAGCCGAGCGCATTTACAGCATGCTACGTGAGAACCGCTATGATGTGTTAATGGATGACCGGGCTGAACGGCCGGGTGTAAAGTTTGCTGATAGCGATTTAATCGGTTTGCCGCTTCGCATCACTGTCGGCAAGAAAGCTTCCGAAGGCATTGTTGAATTAAAAATCCGCCATAGCGGTGAAATGATCGAGGTGCCTGAAAATCAACTAGCAGCTAAAATTCATGAACTTTATCAAACTTTATAA
- a CDS encoding PolC-type DNA polymerase III has translation MSTESQGKRQRFQLLLQQLKLTDDTIIKHFEGAEISKLTVERKSKRWHFLFAVKQIVPCQVLEIFAHALTHAFKEIAAVTFSVQAEKTDVSEELLADYWMFCIKQLDGISPPMLALLNRRLPEIEGNKLIVRVHNEAEGLALKGKYGDWISRIYQSYGFPPVSLGIEVSEQNKDTEFQQFLEAKHKEDAERALQAVAEMQKRETNAGEGGEEYEGPLMIGLKIKNDADFKRLEDIRDEERRIAIEGYVFEAETKELRSGRTLLTFKITDYTDSLLVKMFSRDKEDAALFGRVKKGMWLKARGTVQNDTFVRDLVMIANDINEVAPVTREDTAPAEEKRVELHLHTPMSQMDAVTPVSDLVAQASKWGHKAIAITDHAVAQSFPEAYSAGKKHGIKVLYGIEANLVDDGVPIAYNEVHRYLPDETYVVFDVETTGLSAVYDTIIELAAVKIKDGEIIDRFESFANPHHPLSATTINLTGITDDLVQSAPEVEEVLQKFQAWTQDAVLVAHNASFDMGFLNAGYQRYQLGKADNPVIDTLELARLLYPTMKNHRLNTLAKKFDVELTQHHRAIYDAEATGYLLLKMLRDAAEKGIEYHDQFNAHMGEGNAYKRARPYHCTILAQNDTGLKNLFKLVSISHINYFYRVPRIPRSVLQKHREGLIIGSGCDKGEVFESMMQKGKEEAEKKARFYDYLEIHPKEVYAHLIELELVRDEQALEDILRKIVELGEKLQLPVAATGNVHYLHPSDKIHRKILVSSQGGANPLNRHELPDVHFRTTNEMLDAFSFLGKEQAKKVVVETPNLIADRLEEIKPIKDDLFTPKIEGADEEIRNMSYDRAKSIYGEELPEIVEARLEKELKSIIGHGFAVIYLISHKLVKKSLDDGYLVGSRGSVGSSFVATMTEITEVNPLPPHYVCPKCQTSEFFNDGSVGSGFDLPDKNCPNCGTAYTKDGHDIPFETFLGFKGDKVPDIDLNFSGEYQPRAHNYTKVLFGEDNVYRAGTIGTVADKTAFGYVKGYAADHNLQLRGAEVDRLAKGCTGVKRTTGQHPGGIIVVPDYMDIYDFSPIQYPADSDKSEWRTTHFDFHSIHDNLLKLDILGHDDPTVIRMLQDLSGIDPKTIPTDDPEVMKIFSGTESLGVTPEQILCKTGTLGIPEFGTRFVRQMLEDTKPTTFSELVQISGLSHGTDVWLGNAQELIQNGICELSDVIGCRDDIMVYLIYQGLDPAFAFKIMEFVRKGRGLTEEMEEEMRNKKVPEWYIDSCKKIKYMFPKAHATAYVLMAVRIAYFKVHLPLLYYAAYFTVRAEDFDIEAMVRGTAAIRSRLEEINAKGLDASPKEKSLLTVLELALEMTERGFRFQKVDLYRSSADQFVIDGDSLIPPFNAIPGLGTNAAYNIVKARQEGEFLSKEDLQQRGKVSKTIIEYLDQHGCLASLPDQNQLSLF, from the coding sequence ATGAGTACAGAATCCCAGGGCAAACGCCAACGGTTTCAATTGCTGCTGCAGCAGCTAAAGCTGACGGATGATACAATCATCAAGCATTTTGAAGGAGCGGAAATTTCAAAGCTGACCGTCGAGCGCAAATCCAAGAGATGGCATTTCTTGTTTGCAGTGAAACAGATCGTTCCATGTCAAGTGCTAGAGATATTTGCTCATGCGTTAACTCATGCGTTTAAAGAAATCGCTGCCGTTACCTTTTCTGTTCAAGCGGAAAAAACAGACGTTTCAGAGGAGCTCCTCGCGGATTATTGGATGTTTTGCATTAAGCAATTAGACGGTATATCGCCGCCGATGCTTGCCTTATTAAACCGCCGTCTTCCTGAAATTGAAGGGAATAAACTGATTGTCCGCGTTCATAACGAAGCGGAAGGGCTGGCATTGAAAGGCAAATACGGGGATTGGATTTCGAGAATTTATCAAAGTTATGGGTTTCCACCTGTCAGTCTGGGCATCGAAGTTTCCGAGCAGAACAAAGACACAGAATTTCAGCAGTTTTTAGAAGCTAAGCATAAAGAAGATGCTGAACGGGCGCTGCAAGCCGTTGCTGAAATGCAAAAACGGGAAACGAATGCCGGCGAGGGTGGAGAAGAATACGAGGGCCCGTTAATGATCGGCTTGAAGATAAAAAATGACGCGGATTTTAAAAGGCTGGAAGACATTCGCGATGAAGAGCGGAGAATAGCCATTGAAGGGTATGTGTTTGAGGCGGAGACAAAAGAACTTCGCAGCGGACGCACACTTTTAACTTTTAAAATAACGGATTATACAGATTCGCTGCTGGTGAAAATGTTTTCCCGCGACAAAGAAGATGCGGCTCTTTTCGGCAGAGTGAAGAAGGGCATGTGGCTGAAAGCAAGAGGTACCGTGCAAAATGACACGTTCGTCCGCGATTTGGTCATGATTGCCAACGATATTAACGAGGTGGCTCCCGTTACCCGCGAGGATACGGCGCCGGCTGAAGAAAAAAGAGTGGAACTGCATCTGCATACGCCAATGAGTCAAATGGATGCTGTAACACCAGTGAGTGATTTGGTTGCCCAAGCGAGCAAGTGGGGGCATAAGGCCATTGCGATTACCGATCATGCGGTCGCGCAATCCTTCCCTGAGGCGTACAGTGCGGGAAAGAAACACGGCATTAAAGTGCTGTACGGGATCGAAGCGAATTTAGTGGATGATGGTGTTCCGATTGCTTATAATGAGGTGCACCGCTATTTGCCTGACGAGACCTATGTCGTATTCGATGTCGAGACAACCGGCTTATCAGCCGTCTACGACACGATCATTGAACTGGCGGCTGTAAAAATTAAAGATGGGGAAATTATCGACCGTTTTGAATCATTCGCGAATCCTCATCATCCTTTATCAGCCACAACGATTAACTTGACAGGAATCACGGATGATTTAGTACAGTCGGCTCCGGAAGTGGAGGAAGTGCTTCAGAAGTTTCAAGCATGGACACAGGATGCTGTTTTAGTGGCTCACAACGCTTCTTTTGATATGGGCTTCTTGAATGCCGGCTATCAGCGGTACCAGCTGGGCAAAGCAGATAATCCTGTTATTGATACGCTGGAGCTGGCCAGATTATTATATCCTACGATGAAAAATCACCGCTTAAATACACTCGCTAAAAAGTTTGATGTCGAGCTGACACAGCACCATAGGGCGATTTACGATGCGGAAGCCACCGGTTATTTATTATTAAAGATGCTGAGGGATGCCGCTGAAAAAGGGATCGAGTACCATGATCAATTCAACGCACATATGGGAGAGGGAAATGCTTATAAACGGGCGCGTCCGTATCACTGTACCATTTTGGCTCAAAACGACACCGGCTTAAAAAATCTCTTTAAGCTTGTCTCCATTTCCCATATTAACTATTTTTATCGGGTTCCGCGAATTCCAAGATCCGTACTGCAAAAACATCGGGAAGGATTAATTATCGGTTCAGGCTGCGACAAAGGTGAAGTCTTTGAAAGCATGATGCAAAAAGGGAAGGAAGAAGCGGAGAAAAAGGCCAGGTTTTACGATTATTTGGAAATTCACCCAAAAGAAGTCTACGCTCATTTAATCGAGCTGGAGCTCGTGCGCGATGAACAAGCGCTTGAGGACATTTTGCGAAAGATCGTTGAGCTCGGCGAAAAGCTGCAGCTGCCAGTAGCCGCTACCGGCAATGTCCACTATTTACATCCAAGCGATAAAATTCACCGGAAAATATTAGTGAGCTCACAGGGTGGAGCCAATCCGCTGAACCGTCATGAACTTCCTGACGTTCATTTTCGGACGACGAATGAAATGCTGGATGCTTTCAGCTTTTTAGGAAAAGAACAAGCGAAAAAAGTCGTGGTGGAAACACCCAATCTCATCGCTGACCGCCTGGAAGAAATTAAACCGATTAAGGATGATTTGTTTACACCAAAAATTGAAGGTGCGGATGAGGAAATTCGCAACATGAGCTATGACAGGGCAAAAAGCATTTATGGAGAAGAACTCCCTGAAATCGTGGAAGCCCGCTTGGAAAAGGAATTAAAAAGCATTATCGGCCACGGGTTTGCCGTAATTTACCTCATTTCTCATAAGCTTGTAAAGAAATCGCTTGATGACGGCTATCTGGTTGGTTCGCGGGGCTCTGTCGGCTCTTCTTTTGTCGCCACGATGACAGAGATCACAGAAGTGAACCCTTTGCCGCCCCACTACGTTTGTCCAAAATGCCAGACATCTGAATTTTTTAATGACGGCTCTGTCGGTTCAGGCTTCGATTTGCCGGACAAAAACTGCCCGAATTGCGGCACTGCTTACACAAAGGACGGCCATGACATTCCGTTTGAAACATTCTTAGGCTTTAAAGGCGATAAAGTGCCGGATATTGACCTCAACTTCTCGGGTGAATATCAGCCGCGCGCCCATAATTATACGAAAGTCCTGTTCGGTGAAGACAATGTGTATCGGGCAGGTACGATCGGAACGGTCGCTGATAAAACAGCCTTCGGATATGTGAAAGGATACGCAGCTGATCATAATCTGCAGCTCCGCGGGGCAGAGGTCGATAGGCTGGCGAAAGGCTGCACAGGAGTGAAGCGGACGACTGGCCAACACCCCGGCGGTATTATTGTCGTTCCCGATTATATGGATATCTATGATTTTTCACCTATCCAGTATCCGGCAGACAGTGATAAGTCCGAATGGCGCACCACTCATTTTGACTTTCATTCCATTCACGACAATTTGCTGAAGCTTGATATTCTCGGGCACGATGATCCAACGGTGATTCGGATGCTTCAAGATCTTTCAGGCATTGATCCGAAAACGATTCCGACCGACGATCCTGAAGTGATGAAGATTTTCAGCGGCACGGAATCGCTTGGAGTGACCCCTGAACAAATCTTATGTAAAACCGGCACGCTGGGTATTCCGGAATTCGGTACGCGCTTCGTTCGGCAAATGCTGGAAGACACGAAACCGACCACTTTTTCCGAGCTGGTGCAGATTTCAGGACTATCTCATGGCACCGATGTATGGCTCGGAAATGCTCAAGAGCTTATCCAAAATGGAATTTGCGAGCTAAGCGACGTCATCGGATGCCGCGATGATATTATGGTTTATTTAATTTACCAAGGCCTGGACCCGGCCTTTGCCTTTAAAATCATGGAATTTGTGCGAAAAGGGAGAGGCCTGACCGAAGAAATGGAAGAGGAAATGCGCAATAAGAAAGTGCCGGAATGGTATATTGACTCATGCAAGAAAATCAAATACATGTTCCCAAAAGCACATGCCACCGCCTATGTTCTGATGGCGGTGCGAATCGCCTACTTTAAAGTGCATCTGCCTCTGCTGTATTACGCTGCATACTTTACTGTGCGGGCGGAAGACTTTGATATAGAAGCGATGGTGAGAGGAACAGCCGCTATCAGATCCAGGTTGGAAGAAATCAACGCCAAAGGTTTAGATGCCTCGCCCAAAGAAAAAAGTTTATTGACTGTGCTTGAACTTGCTCTGGAAATGACGGAGCGCGGTTTTCGTTTTCAAAAGGTCGATCTGTACCGTTCGAGCGCGGATCAATTTGTAATTGACGGAGACTCCTTAATACCGCCGTTCAATGCGATCCCGGGCCTTGGAACCAACGCAGCCTATAACATCGTCAAAGCGCGCCAAGAGGGAGAGTTTTTGTCAAAAGAAGATTTGCAGCAGCGCGGAAAGGTATCCAAAACCATTATCGAATATTTGGATCAGCATGGATGTCTCGCTTCGCTTCCTGATCAAAATCAGCTTTCCTTATTCTAG
- the rimP gene encoding ribosome maturation factor RimP produces MSKVIEIVEQLAKPIAEELHLELVDVEYVKEGKNWFLRVYVDKETGVDIEECGIVSERLSEKLDEADPIPYNYFLEVSSPGAERPLKKTADYERAVGKRVNVKTYEPIAGEKVFEGTLLSFEESELTIEYMVKTSKKQVQIPMEKVAKARLAVSFS; encoded by the coding sequence ATGAGTAAAGTAATTGAAATTGTTGAACAGCTGGCAAAACCAATTGCGGAAGAGCTGCATTTGGAATTGGTTGATGTCGAGTACGTAAAGGAAGGAAAGAACTGGTTTTTGCGTGTGTACGTTGATAAAGAAACAGGAGTCGATATCGAAGAATGCGGCATTGTCAGCGAGCGCTTGAGTGAGAAGCTCGATGAAGCAGATCCGATTCCTTATAATTACTTCCTTGAAGTGTCTTCTCCCGGTGCGGAGCGGCCGCTCAAAAAAACGGCGGATTACGAGAGAGCCGTCGGCAAAAGAGTGAATGTGAAAACGTACGAGCCGATCGCTGGAGAGAAGGTTTTTGAAGGCACGCTATTGTCATTCGAAGAGAGTGAATTGACCATTGAATATATGGTGAAAACAAGCAAGAAACAAGTGCAAATCCCTATGGAGAAAGTGGCGAAAGCCCGCCTGGCTGTTTCCTTCTCTTAA
- the nusA gene encoding transcription termination factor NusA → MSTELYDALLYLEKEKGIERGLITEAIEAALISAYKRNFNQAQNVRVDLNIETGTMRVFARKEVVEEVFDSRLEISEAEAREINPAYEIGDIVEMEVTPKDFGRIAAQTAKQVVTQRVREAERGIIYSEFVDREEDIMTGIVQRQDSRFIYVSLGKIEALLPLSEQMPNESYKPHDRIKVYITKVERTTKGPQIFVSRTHPGLLKRLFEIEVPEIFDGTVEIRSVSREAGDRSKISVYAENPEVDPVGACVGPKGNRVQAIVNELKGEKIDIVKWSEDPVVFVANALSPSKVLDVQVDEEAKATTVVVPDYQLSLAIGKRGQNARLAAKLTGWKIDIKSETDAREAGIYPREDGEAHPPADEASDFSSEEIE, encoded by the coding sequence ATGAGCACTGAATTATATGATGCTCTTTTATATTTGGAGAAAGAAAAAGGAATTGAAAGAGGTTTAATTACAGAAGCGATTGAAGCCGCGCTGATTTCTGCATACAAACGCAATTTCAATCAAGCGCAAAATGTCCGAGTCGATTTAAATATTGAGACTGGCACAATGCGTGTTTTTGCCCGCAAGGAAGTCGTGGAAGAGGTTTTTGATTCCCGCTTGGAAATTTCGGAAGCGGAAGCGCGCGAAATCAATCCGGCGTATGAAATTGGCGATATCGTGGAGATGGAAGTGACTCCGAAGGACTTCGGCCGCATTGCTGCGCAAACGGCCAAGCAAGTAGTAACACAGCGGGTGCGGGAAGCGGAAAGAGGCATAATCTATTCAGAATTTGTTGACCGCGAAGAGGATATTATGACTGGAATTGTTCAAAGGCAAGATTCTCGCTTCATTTACGTAAGCCTTGGTAAAATTGAAGCGCTGCTGCCGCTATCTGAGCAAATGCCCAATGAAAGTTATAAACCGCATGACCGCATTAAAGTGTATATCACAAAGGTAGAACGCACAACGAAAGGACCGCAAATCTTCGTATCGAGAACCCATCCGGGACTGCTCAAGCGCTTATTTGAAATTGAAGTTCCTGAAATTTTCGATGGAACGGTGGAAATTCGTTCCGTTTCACGCGAAGCGGGCGACCGTTCTAAAATATCTGTTTACGCGGAAAATCCGGAGGTTGATCCGGTGGGAGCATGCGTAGGTCCAAAAGGAAACCGCGTCCAAGCCATCGTGAACGAACTGAAGGGCGAAAAAATTGATATCGTCAAATGGTCTGAAGATCCGGTTGTATTTGTGGCTAATGCCCTAAGTCCGTCCAAAGTGCTGGATGTACAGGTGGATGAAGAAGCGAAGGCTACCACAGTTGTTGTGCCGGATTATCAGCTGTCTCTGGCGATCGGCAAACGCGGACAAAACGCCCGTTTGGCGGCTAAATTAACCGGCTGGAAGATCGATATTAAAAGCGAAACAGATGCCCGTGAAGCAGGGATATATCCTCGGGAAGATGGCGAGGCACATCCTCCCGCAGATGAGGCTAGCGACTTTTCCTCCGAAGAAATTGAATAA
- the rnpM gene encoding RNase P modulator RnpM: MAKSKKVPLRKCAATGEMKAKKEMVRIVRSKEGEVSVDLTGKKPGRGTYLSKDKEAVEMARKRGVLSRQLNAEVPDAVYDELLALVEKGNH, encoded by the coding sequence ATGGCTAAATCTAAAAAAGTTCCGCTAAGAAAATGTGCGGCAACAGGCGAGATGAAAGCAAAGAAAGAAATGGTGCGGATCGTCCGTTCAAAAGAAGGCGAGGTGTCCGTGGATCTGACGGGAAAGAAACCAGGCCGCGGCACTTACTTATCCAAAGATAAAGAAGCAGTTGAAATGGCTAGAAAAAGAGGCGTCTTATCAAGACAGCTAAATGCAGAGGTTCCGGATGCCGTTTATGATGAGCTGCTTGCTCTCGTGGAAAAGGGGAATCATTGA
- a CDS encoding YlxQ family RNA-binding protein: MKQPQWAGLLGLANRARKVISGEELTVKEIQKGRAKLVLLSRDASPNTKKKIQDKAGYYQVPVKWVDNRYALGQAIGKDARVVLAVLDAGFAGKLSSLIDQCAREAGI, from the coding sequence ATGAAGCAGCCGCAATGGGCAGGGTTACTCGGGTTAGCTAATCGCGCAAGAAAGGTCATATCAGGTGAAGAGTTGACAGTTAAAGAAATTCAGAAAGGCCGGGCTAAGCTCGTATTGCTGTCGCGTGATGCCTCCCCCAATACAAAAAAGAAGATACAGGACAAAGCCGGGTATTATCAGGTGCCTGTAAAATGGGTGGATAATCGCTATGCTCTGGGCCAAGCAATCGGCAAAGATGCAAGGGTGGTTCTAGCTGTTTTAGATGCGGGGTTTGCCGGCAAGCTTAGCTCCCTAATTGATCAATGTGCGCGAGAAGCCGGTATTTAG